GTTCAATTGTTTTGTGTGTGTGTGAGAGATGTTTATAGGGTATACGTACAACATCTCCAACATATTCCGGGAACTATTTTTTTTTGCTTCGCTGCATTGGCATCGGAGCCTGCTGGTTGTTTGTATTTAAGTCCAAATCAGGACAAATGTGCTTCTTCAAGCAGTTTTTTCCAGGTCATTGGTTGCTCCGCCGCAGATAAATGCCTGAGGTTGATAAGGGANAGACTAGCCCTAGTCANNNNNNNNNNNNNNNNNNNNATATATTATAGGTAGATCAACGCCTGTGTATGGCTCCGCTACTGGAAAATCTATTACACGTAGCTAGAAAAATAGTAAGAAAATAGATAAACATAAAAAGAGGTAAATCACAATTGTATATAAACTGATCGAGAATTAAAAAGAGGCACTACCATGCCGAACAATATGTCCCATATTGTGGAAGGTTGCCTTCAACATTTATCACTATCAATAGGAAGTGAAAAAGGCATAGCATATATTGATAGTACGTAGAAACATCTATGAGAAACACCATATATCAAAATTACCATAACAACAAAAAATACATAATCATAAAACTGTACGTAGATGAACAAACTAAAAATACTTCAAAACTACTTTTCTTAGACTCTTATTATATCTCAGCTACTTGAACAATTACTCTCTTAATAGATTTTATCACCATACTGTGTTCAAATTAAGTGGGCTAAAAGAATCGCTATGCCTGCTTTGTGGAGGTGGACGCTTCGGAGCTGGTGGGCACTCAACTTGCTCTGGTTTAGGTAATCTGGATTCTTTGTCTTTTGGAGTTGTTGATTTCTTGTTGTTGGCATCCGTGACTCCATAAACTTGTGAACTATCTGAAGAACTCATCTTTGTTCTCAAAATATGATTGAGATTCTAAATCAAAACTTGTTAATTTGATGTGAGAATAACAAGACCAAGAACTCCTATATATAGAGCTGATTTTTTTTATTCCGAAGTACAGGAGGAATGTTAATACGATCAGGAAATCTTTTCCAAACATAACTGGAAAATTTTCTTAATCCCAAAAGTAAAAGGGAAAAGTTTTAACAGATGTAGTAGTCATCTATGGGAGGTCATTATACATAGAGTCTTATGAAGTTATAAATTCAGGACATACACACGTAGAACAAGAATACTCCATCAATATTGTAAGACCACTATTTCGATATTTTCTTCTTTTCTTCCATGAGCAAGTATTGTTGGTCCACTAGATTTTAGTATGGTGTTATAGTGAGGTTTAATCGAGTATTATGGCCAAAATTAAGTAATTTGTTGAGTAAGTAGTGAGGATTATCATAAGATGATGAGCAACTGGACATAAATTAAATCAAATGGGGATTATCTAATTTATTATGGTACATATATAGAGCTGATCGTACAAGAGTAATTTCTGTGCTAGAACTCCTTTTATTTAAATATGCATATACAATGAATCAATGATGTATCTATAGCTATAATATTTTAGGGTTTAGGGTTTAAGGTTTGGAAACTATTTCATCAAAAAAAAAAAAAAGGTTTGGAAACTATGATTCTAACCAAGAGCTAGACCATGCACCGATCGATGTAAGGATATAGTCCTTTAAAATAGAGAGATCACTGAAGAGACCACGCACCATCATCTTAAAGGGATCTACATACTGCCCTCCAAAACTGACTCATGTATGTTCGAGACTTCGAGGCTAGCTAGGGCGACTAAAAAGTAAGGATTTTTTACAGGCGTGTGTGGATGAGGCAATTCGCTAAGAAAATCCTAGGTGCTCAAGGGCGGTACGTTTTGCCTAATGCTTTCAAGTTATGCCAACCTCCATCAGTTGAGTTTGTGTGTTCTCTCAAGTGATGACATCTAACAAACTTTTCATACGATCGAATGAAGAAACATATATATTATACTGCATAATCTAAATTAAGAATACATGCTACGATAATTAATGTAGAAACATTGTTTTTAGTACGTACACATCTCTACAAAGAACTAATACAGGAAATGATCGAATATACCAAATAATGCGCGCCAAGTATATGTCAAAACTCTGCAAGTCTTGTTATTTGCTCAAAGGAAATTAATAAACCAAATACAAAAGAAAAGAAAACGCTTCCATTGTGGCCAGAAACAAGTATATATCTGCTTTAATTTCTGTACTAGCGAGACTGCGAAGATCTCAAACTCTCAGTAATGCCAACCGCGAAGCTTTGGGAAGACGAAGAACCTCATCATTCCGTCTTTACAATGAACACCACCATGCTCGCCACAAGCGAAGTAGTATGGCTGCCAGCTCTTGAGCACAAACTCAAAGCCATTTCCGCCTCCTTGTGTTGGACTTCCCACCATCTTGGCCTGGCTTAAGTCGCAGTGTATGAAGCTCCACAGGTTTGGTAGCAAGTACACGCTGTGAGGACCTGTCGAGTTGGTTGGTGGATCATACTTGAAAACTGCAAGCACCCAAATTAAGCACCGTCATGAATAATACTTGTAAATCTTCAAAGCATTGATAGTAATGAAGTAGCTAGTCAAACTCACCTAGAGTGTCCTTGACGTAAAATGAGGCATTTTTCAGAGACCAATCTGCATAGTTAAAACCGTAATGCCAGTTTTCCGAGCCACCAACGACGATCTTTTTGGGTCCTTCTGTCTTGTTGAGGTGATATGGACCATGGTTGAAACCCCAGCCAGTGTAGTTCCGCTGCTGCCAATCCTTGTTGGCTGCGCTAGATGCCACCATTGAAGCAATTAGCAGCATTGCAAAAAGTGCTTGTGCAAACTTGGAACCCATATTAATTTCTCTATGAAATGCAACACTTGTTGGAAGAAGAGAGAGCGAAACAAGTGAGGAAGGTAGAAAGCTAATACTTGGAATAAGATGGTGAATTTAGATGTTGGCAATGCATGGTTCTTATAGATGTAAGATTGGTAGGAAGCTGAGAGAGTTAAGTGCAGAAGTACCAAATATATGTTGACAAACCCTTTCTAAGTTGGTGGTTCAGTGGCTGGTAATAAGAAAAAGAAGATCATGATATTTGTCAACATTTGTCGAAATGCTCGATCGGTAGTGAATTAATATTAATCGAATTGCTCAGTAGTAAGCTAATAATCGAAATGCTCTTAATCAGGTCTGCTCCTAATTAGGTCAAAACAAGACCTAACATATGTATAGTGAAGGTAGCTTCTCCATCAGCCGAAAAGAGGGTCAACCAAATGCATGGGTAGTCTTATGGTATTTGGAAGTCAAATACTACTAGAAAATCTGCGTTGTGATTTTTAACCTAACTTGAAATGGGGGAAAACGAGTATGACATGGTGATGACATTGGCTTATAAGAAACCTTCGCAAAATTGGTAGGGTTTTCCACCTCCCATTATATGCAAGCTAGCTTGACCAAACTCTCAGCAATCACATATGCTTTATGTTTTACCAAACTAAAGTAAAATCAAAATGGCCAAGCAGGAAAAAAAGAAAAAAAAGAGGACAAAGCTTTCTCTCGGCCAGATCCTACGAGAGTTTTGTTTAGTTTGCTTGTTCGATAGAGCTTTTTGGGTGTCTGCATTTCTCCTCACTCAGTTGTAGGAGGATTAAGCCGGGTCGGATCCACGTTGTTGGTTTTAGATGACCAAAAGGGAATCTCGGTTTGATGGTGGGTTGGAGGAGATCAAAGATCCTTTCAGCTTGATCGTAAGATTAATTGGTTTGTCAATCTGGTATCAAATTGATACGGGAACCGTGAACACAGTAGTAACAGGTCTTGTCAGGCGTCGAATGTCATATGAGATAGGCGATAATCTATTAACAATTACGTTGGAATCTACCGATAACATCCTTGAATCCATAAGATTAGGGTTTCTCGAATCCATGAGAACGTACTTCTGGAATCCACAAGGAAAATTGTGAAAACTCAATGTTTATTAATAAGAACGATTGATCCATGATAATAATAAAAAAAAAAACATGGTGGAGTTTATATATAGACATCCATACCTAACGCAATCACAATGATAATCTAATAATGAATAGTAAGAATCCAAATTAAAAGGAATAACAAATAACCATTCAAAGGAAACAAATAATCTTAAATAAAATAATCCTTATAAAAAAAAATTAGCCTAAAAACATTATATCGCAAATTGGATAATTAAAACGACATCTCTTTATAATTACATAAATTAGCATTTATGATGCCCTAATTCGATCTCGCCCAGATTCTAACAACAATAGTACTTAATCGTTTTAACAAGCTAGCAACAAATAAAAAACATAAAAAACCAATCGTGAGATCCTCATAGCCAATGTCAAGATAAACTATTTTTTCCGCACTACACAGTATGTGGTGACATGTGTGGGCAGTGGTAGTGAGCACAGGCAAGCTAGCAGGTGAACTACATCCCACATCGCCTGAGGACATGTTTTTGTGCTTATATCTGCAGACTCGCCTCCTTACAGTGACACATATTTTGGGGTAAAACCTCAAATTCAAACAAAATTACGATAAGAGGAGGGCTCAAAGAGAATAATATCTGTTACGTGGACTAGGCTATGATAGATGGTATCAGAGCATGTTTCTGGCTGAACTGTGCCGGTCCCTTAAGAGGTGAACTGTGGTGACCTGTGTGGGTGGGTGCTAGTGAGCACCAGCAAGCTAGAATGTGCACTACATCCTACACCATCTTGGGGAGACATGTGCTTAAATGTGCAGATTCACTTTCTTGCAATAAGACGTGCTTTTGGGATGAAAGCTCAAGAACAAAATCGTCAGAGCAAAATCATGATGTTTGGTGGGCCCAGAGCGAACAATATTTTGTTTATGTGATTGGGCTGTGACAGGCGGTATCAAAGCATGTCCATAGCAGGATATGTGCCGATAAGGGCTTTGTTCCCCTACTTTGAGAAAGGAGGGGGGGGTGTATGGGTGCTATTGAGCACTAACAAAATAGACGATCACTATTAGTCCATATTGAGCACTAACATGGACTTTAGCCGACGAAAAAATAATTTGTCGGCTAATTTAAATTTTCGTCGGCTTTGGTCAACTTTAGACGACAAAATTAAAATTTCGTCGTCTGGATAATTTTTTTCGTCGGCTATAGTCTGTGAACTTTAGCCGACGAAATTTTTAAAAGTTTAGCCGACGAAAAATATAATTTCGTCGGCTAAAGTGCTTTATATTTGACAACAACTCATCTGGGAAAAAAAAACTATACGTAGAACCTTCAAACGCAAAAAAGTCGTGAAATAAGATATGATCAAAATGGTGAAATACGTCTACGGTTAAAAAATCACAGTATTCCGGTAAAGTCTCGGTGCTGATAGTTGCGGTCAATGCAATTTACCCTTATTATTCACTATGCTGCAGATTTGGCGTTTGGTGTTTGATTGACTATTGTGATACCTTTTCAAAAGCGTACCGGCCCTATGAGTCAAACTCATTACTAAGCCATGACCTATAGGCCTTTTTGGCCATCCGAGTCCATTTAGGGCTTCAAAATGCAGTTTTCTTATTTCCGATTAGAGTTGACCGTTTCGATCGAGCCCTTAACGTTGTCGAATCCAGTTGAATTTTTTACCATAGACATCTTTCGTCATAATGATCATATCTGACGGTCGAATTTTGGTTTGTGAATTTTAGTCATCGGAATCACAACGTGTCTACTATTTACCGTTATTATTCCCTATGGGGAGCCCTATCGTCGGATTGTAAATGTCTCAAAATTTTTATATGGGCAGTTGCGTCTCATCTACGTGAGAGTTTTTCATGCGGAAGGTTTGACCAAACTACGTAATATAGAGGGAGATATGAGCGTTTTCGTGTGATAAGTGACGATGGATTAGGGTTGACCGTTTTGATCGAGCCCTTAACGTTGTCGGATCCAGTTGAATTTTTTACCATAGACATCTTTCGTCATAATGATCATATCTGACGGTCGAATTTTGGTTTGTAAATTTTAGTCATCGGAATCACAACATGTCTACTAATGTTGTATAACTTGTTTAATTAGTAGGTTATACAACTTTGTGAACCAACTCTACATAGGAAGCAAAATTATCAAAAATCTTGTGAAATAAGATGTGTTCAGAATGGTGAAATACGGCTATGGTTTAAAAATCACGTAAATCGGGTAACGTCTTGGTGCCGATAATAGCGGTCAACCCTATTTACAGTTATTATTCCCTATGGGGAGCCCTATCGTCGGAAGGTAAATGTCTCAAAATTTTCAAAGGACTTTAGCCGATGAAAATATATGAAAAGTCGTCGGCTAAAGTTGAAAAATTTTCAAAATTTTCAACCAAAATTTTCAAAAGAGTTTAGCCGACGAAAATAAAGAATTTCGTCGGGTAAAGTTCTTTATATAGGAGTTTTACCGGAGGTGGATGGTAAGAAGTCAGAAAATCAGAAAAAGTTTCGGATTTTCTTCTCGGCCTAGCTCCGCCGTCAAGCAACCGGAGACCTTCACACTTGTTCCAAAAGCTTCGCCGTCGTCTCTACTTCATTCACTACGCCAAAAATGAGCTTTTACGGCCCGCAATGCACGCCGTAAAAGCCTTTTTATGGCGTACAAAAATAGGCAGTAAAAGCTCAGGCCGTAAAAGACTAATATCTTTTACGGCGTGCAAAAATACGTCATAAAAAAACAATTAACACGCCGTAAAAGTAATTTCATAAATGTCATTTAGGTCATTTACGACCCTCTTTTAAGACGCACACCGCAGGCTGTAAATAAGGTATGTTCAAATAAAAAAAAAATTTCTTCTTACTCAAATGTCATACTCAAATTACCATTAATATAACTAATGTCATTTACAAAGTAACAATTTAGAATGTATTAATATAACTCATTACATCAAGCTAGTAAGCAAAGCCTAACAGAACTTAAAGCACATTGAAGTTAATTACCTATGCTACAACAGACACTGAATTAGGTTCCTTTCAATATGCTTCTCCAAAGAGGTCTCCCTTGAAGAGCCTGTGGTCGATCACTGCTCCCACTTGTTCTTTGTAACCGCAACCTGGCATACATAAATTACTAGAGCCTAAACATTCTAGCGTACATCATCAAACGCTAAAGCACTTGGAGTTTAGATACAAAACTAAGGTCGTGCAGTTTCTAACATAAATTACTACTAGTCTGTTTCACTTGACAAATCAGAGGATTACAGAGCAATTCAAACTCCCAAAGGCTTATCATTATTATAAACTTCACACCAAATTACTACTAAAACAAGAGATTACGTCATTATAGTAGTATTTTGTTGCTTTAGAATTCTAAAACAGCCTTGCGCTTGCATTCATTCTGCATCTGATATGCCACCTTCAGAAAATCCAGATTAGATTCCATACAGCTATTCAATACACAAGTCAATTCATCACAAACAAACAAACAAAAAATTGAAAACAAACCCTAGAAATTTCCACAAACAAAACGCATAGAAACACTTAGAGATTCGTCAAAACACACAGAGAAACACTTAGAGATAGAGATTCTCACTTGGCGACCATTCTGGCGATGAAGTCGTCGTATTTGATCTTGCCATCTTTGCCCACATCAACCTCGCGACAAGGTGGCGATGTAGGGGTCCTCAGCCGAGAACCCAAACTTTGCCTTCCTCCCCAACCACCATTGTTGCTTCCAAAGGCGTCACCAAAACGCTTTTGGGCTCCACCTCAACTCGACGAGGTTGCCGGAAGCTCAAGAACACTATCACCGGAAAACTTCGACGGGAACCCATAAATTTGCAGAAAAATAGAGAAATAGGATTAGGGCTCTAATCTGGAAATTGAAGCTCCAGGAAGTGTGAAAACGAGAGGGAAGTGATGGGTTTACCTTCACGAAGCACGGGCTCGCTGGAGAGAAAGAAATTCGGCCAGAAATCAGATTTGGGGGTTAGGGTTTGGACTTCAATCTGAAAAATCTATGGTTCTAAGTCGAATTGGTGGGTAGGGGAAGGTGGAGAAGAGGAAGATGAACATTTTGGTAGTGGTCTTGCGGCATGCGGCAGCCGGAATAGGCTACGCCACGCCGGAGATGGCGGAGGCAGGCGGAGAGGGACAGAGAGAGGTCTAGGCTTGGGTCAACACGAAATTTGGGTTTTGACCAAAATCAACCTGTCTCTTCCCTTTTATACCTGAGTCGACGGTTAAAACTCTAATACGGCGTGCAACTATTGCACGCAGTAAATACTTTATATTTATTAACGGCGCACAATGAAGGAATGCTGTAAATACCTCTTCATTTACGGCGTGCTTTTATTGCAAGCTGTAAATAACTCGAGACACAATCTCATTTACGACGCACTTACAAAGCACGCCGTAAATAACTTTACATAACATTATATTTACGGCATGCTATAAATGCACGCCGTAAATGACCCATTTTTACGGCACGCATCGATGCACGCCGTAAATTTTTGGCAGTAAAAGCCCTGAATTCTTGTAGTGATTGCTGGACAGGTGGTGCATCTAGTAGCGCTGCCGTGAGGGATAAATCGACCTCCAAAACTCCGCCGGTTCAGATTCGGTGTTGATCGAATTTCTCCTTCCACATGTCACCATTTGATGAGTTCTATATATGGATAAGTTGAGTTTGATTGGTACTACATTCCCCTATAATTTGGTAGCTCGATTCGGTGTGTGTGAGGAGAATCGAAGATTTGAAGTTTTTATGGTTTAAAATTGGGGATTTTTATATTTTGATTCAATTGACCTATTTAGGCTTAGAATTAGGCTTCGACTTCTTCTAGAAAGTTGTTTGAAATGTTGAGAGGAAGATTCTATCAAATTTTGGTGGTGATTGGAGGTGGCTGAAAGTTTCTGCAGTTTTTTTTTTCAAAAACCAGCAACTTTAGCCGATGATATTTAAATAATTATATTTGTCGGCTATAGTATTTTTTTAATTTTTTTTATTAGGTTTAGCCGACGAAATATGGCATATTTCGTCGGATATAGTTATTTTTTTTTATAAGGTTTAGCCGACGAAACAGACTATGTTTCGTCGGCTATAGTTTTTTTTATTTTTTTTTATTAAGGTTTAGCCGACGAAACAGACTATATTTCGTCGGCTATAGTTATTTTTTTAATTTTTTTTATAAGGTTTAGCCGACGAATATCTTAATTGTTTCGTCGGCTAAAGTCTGAGAAAAAAACCGAGACATGTTTTTCGTCGGCTAAACTGTGGGATTATAGCCGACGACGTCTTCTTTTTTCGTCGGCTAAAGTCATCGCCGAGCCATCGTCGGCTAAGATCTTAGCTGACGAATTAAGCTAACAGGTTTCGTCGGCTAAAGTGTTTGTCCTGGTAGTGGATGTAGTACTTCGCACATTACCTAGGGGAGACATGTTGATATGCTTAATTATATATGCAAACACATCTTTATAGTGAGACGCTTTTTCGAGTGTAAATTCATAACTAAAACCGTGACATCATGTGGACTTATAACAAACAAATATCACGCAATGTGGACTAACTGTGTCATTGTATCCCAAAATTACTTGATCACTTGTAATGGGTCCACATTCTATATACTATAGCATTAGGCAACTAACACTGTTCATTTCTCTGGTGAAATAATAGTGCTGCCCCTTAATGTAATTTATTTACGAATCTACCATTATACTGATGAAAAAGACTATGTTACCCCTTAATACAAATTTATTTACAAATGTACCATTGTTCTGATCAAAAAGACGTTTGTCTCCTTCAAAATTTTGTTACTTTTTTCATGTCATTTTTCATTTTTTACTTGGTGGTGAGCATGGGGTCAGAGGTGTCCATGGTGGGTTTTGGCAAGGGGAAGGCCATGGTATGGTGGTGGAATTAAAAAGGGATTGTAGAGGCTATGGGGTTGATGGTGGATTTTGTAGGCATAAAGGCCATGTTGGTGGTGGATTTAGGGAAGATGGATGTGTTTGTAAAAAAATAAAGAAAGGCGGGGCAATCGGTGTTGGATTTAGAAAAAATGGTGGCATGGGAAGCGTGAGATGAGGATTAAATATTGTTCATCATCAAGAAATTATTACACGCAGCAACACGTGGGTGATATCTCGTTTTTAACAAAGGAACACAACAAGAACAAAGTAATATCCACTGTACAACAATAACACCACAACCAAGACTGAGTTTAAGACCCAAATCTCTCGATTATGCTTTAAAGGTCTCAAGACATGCTTTGTCTTGAGGTGTCTTGAGGTCTTTAAACATGTCTTGAGATCTTTAGGCGACTAGTATTACCGTTACATGAGAATTAAATAAATGTAGTTAAATATCATTTGTAGTAGGTTAATTTATGCTCACTTGTAACGAGGGTTACCTATCTTTTGTAAAACTTGTCACCACTAATCGGGACTCAAGTGGACAAATCCAAATGACGTTTGAGTGTTCGGACCGAAGATAATCAAAGCAATTACAGAATGCTG
The window above is part of the Fragaria vesca subsp. vesca linkage group LG2, FraVesHawaii_1.0, whole genome shotgun sequence genome. Proteins encoded here:
- the LOC101291778 gene encoding uncharacterized protein LOC101291778; this encodes MGSKFAQALFAMLLIASMVASSAANKDWQQRNYTGWGFNHGPYHLNKTEGPKKIVVGGSENWHYGFNYADWSLKNASFYVKDTLVFKYDPPTNSTGPHSVYLLPNLWSFIHCDLSQAKMVGSPTQGGGNGFEFVLKSWQPYYFACGEHGGVHCKDGMMRFFVFPKLRGWHY